GCTGCTGCTGGGCCTGCTGGTGTGGGCGCTCACCCTGCCCGGTGCGGCCGAGGGCTACCGCACCTTCCTGCTGCGCTGGGATCCGGCCAAGCTCACCGATCCCACCACGATCCGCAACGCCTTCACCCAGGCCTTCTTCTCGATCGGCACCGGCATCGGCGCGATCCTGGCCTACGCGGCCTATCTCGATCGCCGCAGCCCGATCCCCCGCGAGGCGGCCTGCGTGGTGGGGATGGACACCGCCGTGGGTCTGATGGCGGGCTGCGTCACCTTTCCGGTGGTGGCCAGCTTCGGGCTGGGGGATGTGGTGAGCGGCAGCACCGTGGGCACCCTGTTCATCGCCCTGCCCACGGGCCTGGCCTCACTGGGGGCCAGCGGGCGGGTAGTGGCGGTGCTGTTCTTCTGCCTGGCCTACATCGCGGCCATCACCTCCTCGGTCTCGCTGCTGGAGGTGCCCACCAGTTCGCTGATCGACCGGCTCGGCCTGAGCCGTCGGTTCACGGTGTGGCTGCTGGTGGTGCTGATCGCCCTGCTGGGCCTGCCCTCCGCCCTCGATGTGGCCGTGCTGGAAAAGATGGATGCGGTGTTCGGTGGCGTGGTGCTGATCAGCGGCGGTCTGGCCATGGCCCTGCTGCTGGGTTGGGGGGCACCGTCGCGCTTCCTGGCCGATCTGCACCAGGGCGGCAGTCCTCCGGCGCTGGTGCTGCCGCTGCTCTGGGCCCTGCGCTGGGTGTCGCCGCCGGCGATCACGGCCGGCCTGGTGGT
This sequence is a window from Cyanobium sp. PCC 7001. Protein-coding genes within it:
- a CDS encoding sodium-dependent transporter — protein: MPSFRSATGQPGRGHPPEHWGSSLGFVLAAAGSAVGLGNLWGFAYRASQGGGGAFVLLYLLIVLVVCLPVLVAEMVLGRSTGHAPLLAPITAGGRRWAPLGWLYMAAAVGILAYYAVLMGWTGRSLLHALTAGLPADMAAAEAYFAAISSGGDAVVAHLLSLALTGVVVAAGIRGGIERLSRWGMPLLFLLLLGLLVWALTLPGAAEGYRTFLLRWDPAKLTDPTTIRNAFTQAFFSIGTGIGAILAYAAYLDRRSPIPREAACVVGMDTAVGLMAGCVTFPVVASFGLGDVVSGSTVGTLFIALPTGLASLGASGRVVAVLFFCLAYIAAITSSVSLLEVPTSSLIDRLGLSRRFTVWLLVVLIALLGLPSALDVAVLEKMDAVFGGVVLISGGLAMALLLGWGAPSRFLADLHQGGSPPALVLPLLWALRWVSPPAITAGLVVSVVDLVRSWSG